One window from the genome of Anolis sagrei isolate rAnoSag1 chromosome 4, rAnoSag1.mat, whole genome shotgun sequence encodes:
- the KIAA0040 gene encoding uncharacterized protein KIAA0040 homolog, with the protein MEQISNFFSSIWTFILTKHQQGIYNTICLGVLLGLPALVLLLGIFICCHCCFCDRRQKNSASFVRRSPSQGTKRKKMMRKKKEEDLWISAQPKMMLMEKRPSLLA; encoded by the coding sequence ATGGAGCAGATCAGCAACTTTTTCAGCTCCATCTGGACCTTCATCCTCACCAAGCATCAGCAGGGCATCTACAACACGATCTGCTTGGGGGTGCTCCTTGGCCTGCCTGCCCTCGTCCTCCTCCTTGGCATATTTATCTGTTGCCACTGTTGTTTCTGTGACCGGCGGCAGAAGAACAGTGCCAGCTTCGTCAGGAGAAGCCCCTCTCAggggacaaaaagaaaaaagatgatgaggaagaagaaggaagaggatctCTGGATCTCTGCCCAGCCCAAGATGATGCTGATGGAAAAAAGGCCCTCTTTGCTGGCCTAG